The sequence TGGGTAAAGGTAGGGATAGTTATTTTGTTTAAAAGAATGTTTTTTTGAGGTTTTTAAGCGTTCTTTTAGAATAATGAAAAAGCAAAACATCAGGAGTTTGCAGAGTTTTTAAAAGGAGTGTTTATGAATGGTAAATTGTGGGCTGGACGCTTTAATACTGGCCAGGATAATCTAATGGAACAATTTTCAGAAAGTATAAGCTATGATAAGCGTCTTTATAAATATGACATATTAGGCAGCATAGCTCATGTTAAAATGCTTGCTAAGCAATCAATAATTGATCAAGAAGAAGCCGAGAAAATTATTGATGGTTTACGTAAAATTGAAAGACAGATTGAAACAGGTGAATTTGAATTTAATCCACAAGATGAAGNNNNNNNNNNACATACACATGGCAATAGAACGTGCTCTTATTAATTTAATTGGTAAAGTAGGTGGTAAGCTTCATACGGCACGCTCAAGAAACGATCAAATAGCACTTGATGAGCGTTTGTTCTTAAGAGATATAAGTATAGAAATAATAGA is a genomic window of Desulfurella sp. containing:
- a CDS encoding lyase family protein, whose amino-acid sequence is MNGKLWAGRFNTGQDNLMEQFSESISYDKRLYKYDILGSIAHVKMLAKQSIIDQEEAEKIIDGLRKIERQIETGEFEFNPQDE